Proteins encoded together in one Maricaulis maris window:
- a CDS encoding M23 family metallopeptidase, whose protein sequence is MISLAVVLALQSTTALVDDASDPIGDLIAQNAPEARDVAEPGPMGCRGRQEQGALIICRFEPGTRLDLGQSVAIADAQGFAVLGIPRNAPEEMIFEISTAGVANSVNQIDESPTWFITQREYNLQHVDGVPQATVTPDPSTLPRRQREYAQKQDAFNSVWDGQGFLDGFISPAEGITTGVYGSARVYNNGHEGSPHWGLDWANEVGTPVYAPAGGLVTLAEPDMYYEGGLIFIDHGQGLVSAFLHLSGVEVSAGDVVEQGQLIGAMGAGGRATGSHLDWRVKLRNQFYVDPQSLLDLDLSDLR, encoded by the coding sequence ATGATCAGTCTCGCCGTCGTCCTTGCCCTGCAATCCACGACAGCGCTGGTCGATGATGCGTCGGATCCGATCGGTGACCTGATCGCCCAGAATGCGCCGGAGGCGCGGGACGTGGCTGAACCCGGCCCGATGGGATGTCGCGGCCGTCAGGAACAGGGTGCGCTCATCATCTGCCGGTTCGAGCCGGGCACCCGGCTTGATCTCGGTCAGAGTGTCGCCATCGCTGACGCGCAGGGTTTCGCAGTGCTCGGTATTCCGCGCAATGCGCCCGAGGAAATGATCTTCGAGATCTCGACGGCGGGTGTCGCCAACAGCGTCAACCAGATCGATGAAAGCCCGACCTGGTTCATCACCCAGCGCGAGTACAATCTCCAGCATGTCGACGGCGTGCCGCAGGCGACCGTCACGCCCGACCCGTCCACCCTGCCGCGGCGTCAGCGCGAATACGCGCAAAAGCAGGACGCTTTCAACTCGGTCTGGGACGGGCAGGGCTTCCTCGACGGGTTCATCTCACCCGCCGAGGGCATCACGACCGGCGTCTATGGCTCGGCGCGGGTCTATAATAACGGCCACGAAGGCAGCCCGCACTGGGGGCTGGACTGGGCCAATGAGGTCGGCACGCCGGTCTATGCACCCGCGGGCGGCCTGGTCACCCTGGCCGAGCCGGACATGTATTACGAAGGCGGTCTGATCTTCATCGATCACGGCCAGGGCCTGGTCTCGGCCTTCCTCCACCTGTCCGGTGTCGAGGTTTCGGCCGGCGATGTGGTCGAGCAAGGCCAGCTCATCGGTGCCATGGGCGCCGGCGGCCGGGCCACCGGCTCGCATCTCGACTGGCGGGTAAAGCTGCGCAACCAGTTCTATGTTGATCCACAGAGCCTGCTCGATCTGGACCTGTCAGACTTGCGCTAG
- a CDS encoding sulfite exporter TauE/SafE family protein codes for MTAAFLLLATFATAFISGVFGMAGGLILMGALALVLPVASAMVVHGMIQSVSNGWRAVLHISWIDWRVLVIYLAGSALAAAGLAFASFELSKAWLFILLGLVPAVVWLPKRVLHLDADKPHHAVACGFVVTGLNVVAGVSGPLLDVFFANTLKDRRTVVATKAATQVISHGVKIAYYILPALGSRDLPSLYWLLVAAPLAILGTTAGARFLALMSDVQFRQWTKWIVSAIGLLYVVRGVLLLTGASA; via the coding sequence ATGACCGCGGCCTTCCTGCTCCTCGCGACCTTCGCCACCGCCTTCATCTCAGGCGTGTTCGGCATGGCGGGCGGACTGATCCTGATGGGTGCGCTGGCGCTGGTCCTGCCGGTCGCGTCGGCCATGGTCGTGCATGGCATGATCCAGAGCGTGTCGAATGGCTGGCGCGCCGTGCTGCACATCAGCTGGATCGACTGGCGCGTCCTGGTCATCTACCTCGCCGGGTCGGCGCTGGCGGCGGCTGGACTGGCTTTTGCCAGTTTCGAGCTGTCCAAGGCCTGGCTGTTTATCCTCCTCGGCCTGGTTCCAGCCGTTGTCTGGCTGCCCAAACGCGTCCTGCACCTCGATGCCGACAAGCCCCACCATGCCGTCGCCTGCGGCTTTGTGGTCACCGGGCTCAATGTCGTGGCCGGTGTATCCGGACCGCTGCTCGACGTGTTCTTTGCCAACACCCTGAAGGATCGCCGGACCGTGGTCGCGACCAAGGCGGCCACCCAGGTGATCAGCCATGGCGTCAAGATTGCCTACTATATCCTGCCCGCGCTGGGATCACGGGACCTGCCCTCGCTGTACTGGCTGCTGGTCGCGGCCCCCCTCGCCATTCTGGGCACCACGGCCGGCGCGCGTTTCCTCGCCCTGATGAGCGATGTCCAGTTCCGCCAGTGGACGAAATGGATCGTCTCGGCGATCGGTCTTCTCTACGTGGTGAGGGGTGTGCTTCTTCTGACCGGAGCTTCGGCATGA
- the purD gene encoding phosphoribosylamine--glycine ligase — protein MKILVVGSGGREHALVWKMAQSPLVSTLLAAPGSAAIGELATCHDIPVSDLDGLIDLARSESVDLVVIGPENPLCDGLADRLRQAGIATFGPSKLAARLEASKAFAKDFYARHNVPSARYGTFSNAGEAKAFLDQFKPPYVLKADGLAAGKGVVILSDRAEAEAEIDAFLSGKFGEASKTLVIEEFMEGEEVSIFALCDGKTVLYCGAAQDHKRVGEGDTGPNTGGMGAYSPAPIAKPALIETAMKTIIQPVADGLAREGSPFQGVLFAGLMVTADGPKVVEFNIRFGDPECQVLMMRIEDDLVPYLQATATGQLADMPPISWTAEPAITVVMAANGYPEAYQKGSVIEGVDAANRMEGVVVFEAGTGRDADNARIATGGRVLNVTASGETLHYAVDRAYAAVDEIDWPGGFCRRDIAWRALKTH, from the coding sequence ATGAAGATTCTGGTTGTTGGATCAGGCGGGCGCGAACACGCCCTGGTGTGGAAAATGGCCCAGAGCCCACTGGTCTCGACCCTCCTCGCGGCGCCCGGCAGCGCCGCCATTGGTGAACTCGCCACCTGCCATGACATCCCTGTCTCGGACCTCGACGGTCTGATCGATCTGGCTCGCAGCGAATCGGTGGATCTGGTGGTCATCGGCCCGGAGAACCCGCTCTGTGACGGGCTGGCCGACCGGCTGCGCCAGGCCGGCATCGCGACTTTCGGACCGTCAAAGCTGGCCGCGCGCCTGGAAGCCTCAAAGGCCTTTGCCAAGGATTTCTACGCCCGCCACAATGTGCCGTCAGCGCGCTATGGCACCTTCTCCAATGCCGGCGAGGCCAAGGCCTTCCTCGACCAGTTCAAGCCACCCTATGTGCTCAAGGCCGATGGCCTGGCGGCCGGCAAGGGTGTGGTCATCCTGTCGGACCGCGCCGAAGCCGAAGCCGAGATCGATGCCTTCCTGTCCGGCAAGTTCGGTGAAGCCTCCAAGACGCTGGTGATCGAGGAGTTCATGGAAGGCGAGGAAGTCTCGATCTTCGCCCTGTGTGACGGCAAGACCGTGCTCTATTGCGGCGCGGCACAGGATCACAAGCGGGTTGGCGAAGGCGATACCGGACCGAATACCGGCGGCATGGGCGCTTATTCCCCGGCCCCGATCGCCAAGCCCGCGCTGATCGAGACCGCGATGAAGACCATCATCCAGCCGGTCGCTGACGGTCTCGCCCGCGAAGGCTCGCCCTTCCAGGGCGTGCTGTTCGCCGGTCTGATGGTCACCGCGGACGGCCCCAAGGTGGTCGAGTTCAACATCCGCTTCGGCGACCCGGAATGCCAGGTCCTGATGATGCGGATCGAGGATGATCTGGTGCCCTATCTCCAGGCGACAGCGACCGGCCAGCTTGCCGACATGCCGCCGATCAGCTGGACGGCCGAGCCGGCCATCACCGTCGTGATGGCGGCCAATGGCTATCCAGAGGCCTACCAGAAGGGCAGCGTCATAGAGGGTGTCGATGCGGCCAACCGGATGGAAGGCGTCGTCGTCTTCGAGGCGGGAACCGGGCGCGATGCCGACAATGCCCGCATCGCCACCGGCGGCCGTGTGCTCAATGTGACGGCCAGCGGGGAAACCCTGCACTATGCCGTTGATCGCGCCTATGCGGCGGTCGACGAGATCGACTGGCCGGGCGGGTTCTGCCGCCGCGACATCGCCTGGCGCGCACTCAAGACCCACTAG
- the tadA gene encoding tRNA adenosine(34) deaminase TadA: MRRSIARSMTNPRDTRFMTTALRLAQAAAEAGEAPIGALIVDPATDSIIAQAHNRPIAGHDPTAHAEILALREAAQKLGNYRLTGLELYVTLEPCAMCAGAISHARIGRLVFGASDPKGGAVISGPRFFDQPTCHWRPDVVSGVLADEGAILLKDFFRERRKAKAGSQRPV, translated from the coding sequence ATGCGGCGCTCTATCGCGCGCAGTATGACGAACCCGCGCGATACACGTTTTATGACGACGGCGCTACGCCTGGCGCAGGCCGCCGCTGAGGCGGGCGAGGCGCCGATCGGGGCGCTGATCGTCGATCCGGCTACGGATAGCATTATCGCGCAGGCACACAACCGTCCGATTGCCGGTCATGATCCGACCGCCCATGCCGAGATCCTGGCCCTGCGCGAGGCCGCGCAAAAGCTCGGCAATTACCGGCTTACCGGTCTGGAACTTTATGTCACGCTGGAGCCCTGCGCCATGTGTGCCGGGGCAATCAGCCATGCCCGGATCGGTCGACTGGTCTTCGGCGCCAGTGACCCGAAAGGCGGGGCGGTGATCAGCGGTCCCCGATTCTTTGACCAGCCGACCTGTCATTGGCGGCCGGACGTGGTCTCGGGTGTGCTGGCCGATGAGGGCGCGATCCTGCTCAAGGATTTCTTCCGTGAACGGCGCAAGGCGAAGGCAGGGAGCCAGCGCCCGGTCTGA
- a CDS encoding lysophospholipid acyltransferase family protein has translation MIDAQRNASTLTRIGWRFEAAAWDAYAGWYKIKGIDKASDAAGALLRQLGPLFPVHKVARINMQRCFPEAAAPEIERLLGAMWENFGRLAGEMPHLGVFSGPEFDERVEFIGREKLEALRDAGQPAVIISMHQANWEIGAAALSRTGLPCHITYRPANNPLIDRRITDMRVGYGVKTLTAKGGDGAKALMQALKAGEAVALMNDQKMNDGVEAPFFGLPSMTAPGPTRLAMRHGCPLLPLSIRRMSGARFRVEVHDPIEISINPDKSAAIIETVTRINQWVESEIRQAPEQWFWVHRRWAKSVYRG, from the coding sequence ATGATAGACGCCCAGCGCAATGCCTCGACCCTGACGCGGATCGGCTGGCGGTTCGAAGCCGCCGCCTGGGATGCCTATGCCGGCTGGTACAAGATCAAGGGGATCGACAAGGCCTCCGACGCCGCCGGTGCCTTGCTGCGCCAGCTCGGCCCACTGTTTCCGGTGCACAAGGTGGCCCGCATCAACATGCAGCGCTGCTTCCCCGAGGCCGCGGCGCCGGAGATCGAACGCCTGCTCGGCGCGATGTGGGAGAATTTCGGCCGTCTCGCCGGTGAGATGCCGCATCTGGGCGTCTTCTCCGGGCCCGAGTTCGACGAGCGCGTGGAGTTTATCGGTCGCGAAAAACTCGAAGCCCTGCGCGATGCCGGCCAACCGGCCGTCATCATCTCGATGCACCAGGCCAATTGGGAGATCGGTGCAGCCGCCCTCAGCCGGACCGGCCTGCCCTGCCACATCACCTATCGACCGGCCAATAACCCGCTGATCGACCGACGGATCACCGACATGCGCGTTGGCTACGGGGTCAAGACGCTGACCGCCAAGGGCGGCGATGGCGCCAAGGCACTGATGCAGGCGCTGAAGGCCGGCGAGGCGGTGGCGCTGATGAACGACCAGAAGATGAATGACGGGGTCGAGGCGCCCTTCTTCGGCCTGCCGTCAATGACCGCACCGGGCCCGACACGCCTCGCCATGCGCCATGGCTGCCCGCTCCTGCCCCTGTCGATCCGCCGCATGAGCGGAGCGCGCTTCCGGGTGGAAGTGCACGACCCCATCGAGATCTCGATCAATCCCGACAAGTCCGCCGCCATCATCGAGACGGTCACACGAATCAATCAATGGGTGGAAAGCGAAATCCGCCAGGCCCCGGAACAATGGTTCTGGGTCCATCGCCGCTGGGCTAAGTCGGTTTATAGGGGCTAG
- a CDS encoding DUF2283 domain-containing protein, with translation MFSSILMRLRALFSSSYRFHLSGMKDGPAYLYLPDHPSRDVSGVVSKSIRIRDLIGAYEGDDVVLDFDSKGRLMGIDIF, from the coding sequence ATGTTCTCTAGTATACTTATGCGACTGCGGGCACTTTTCAGTAGCTCGTACAGGTTTCATCTATCCGGGATGAAAGACGGTCCCGCTTATCTATACCTGCCAGACCACCCAAGTCGGGACGTCTCCGGTGTGGTGAGCAAGTCCATCAGAATTCGCGATCTTATCGGAGCATATGAGGGTGATGACGTGGTTCTGGATTTCGACTCGAAGGGGCGATTGATGGGAATAGACATCTTTTAA
- a CDS encoding GNAT family N-acetyltransferase, with protein MIITPVIREDAIVRLEPLTAHHREELRPLADEAELWALTSLRGDGGHFDAWFDLMLANTQSAAQISHLVRRQSDGAAVGHSAYLVITPEHKRLEIGWTWYRADARGTRINPAAKRLLLGGAFEAGAERVELKTHHLNTRSQAAMTKMGATREGTLRHHLLCWTGEWRDTVFFSVLRDEWPTVKAGLDARLA; from the coding sequence ATGATTATCACCCCCGTCATTCGCGAGGACGCGATCGTTCGCCTCGAACCGCTAACCGCGCATCACCGTGAGGAATTGCGCCCGCTCGCCGACGAGGCCGAGCTCTGGGCCCTCACCTCGCTGCGTGGCGATGGCGGGCATTTCGACGCCTGGTTCGATCTCATGCTGGCCAATACGCAGTCGGCTGCCCAGATCAGTCATCTGGTCCGGCGCCAGAGCGATGGCGCCGCAGTCGGGCATTCGGCCTATCTGGTCATCACCCCGGAGCACAAGCGGCTGGAGATCGGCTGGACCTGGTATCGGGCAGACGCACGCGGCACCCGGATCAATCCCGCTGCCAAACGCCTGCTGCTCGGCGGTGCCTTCGAGGCTGGCGCAGAGCGGGTCGAGTTGAAGACCCACCATCTCAACACGCGCTCGCAAGCTGCGATGACCAAGATGGGCGCGACCCGCGAGGGCACCTTGCGCCACCACCTCCTGTGCTGGACAGGCGAATGGCGGGATACGGTCTTCTTCTCGGTCTTGCGGGATGAATGGCCGACGGTCAAAGCCGGCCTGGATGCGCGACTGGCCTAG
- a CDS encoding metal-dependent hydrolase family protein translates to MLKTALTAVALLASTTLATSIMAPGALGQDDNDTLTVIHAGWLLAVPGEDPAMEQSILIRGERIESIQDGYVSPEGATIIDLSDDYVMPGFIDSHVHLQSELGPGRRFNTFTMSAADLAFDGAVNARTTLMAGFTTVQDVGGNFEASLALRDAINDGDVAGPRMRIAGSAVTPTGGHADINGFSLDVLHMFASETACNGEAQCREAVRSLIRGGADVIKITATGGVLSDTAAGVEQQFFDDELASIVEAAHMMGRRVTAHAHGATGINSFLEAGGDSIEHGTYLDRDSIRLMRRNGAYLVPTVLAGVTVAELAETADFMTDNQRAKSREVGPLMLEMARRAHEGGVTIAFGTDSGVSQHGVNAREFELYVEAGLTPMEAIVTATINASRHVQMDADIGTIEAGKFADIVAVDGNPLDNISELRDIDFVMKGGEVYLNP, encoded by the coding sequence ATGCTCAAAACAGCCCTCACGGCGGTCGCGCTACTGGCGTCGACAACACTCGCCACATCGATCATGGCGCCCGGCGCCCTTGGCCAGGACGACAATGACACGCTGACCGTCATCCATGCCGGCTGGCTGCTGGCGGTCCCGGGCGAGGACCCGGCGATGGAGCAGTCCATCCTGATCCGGGGCGAACGGATCGAGAGCATCCAGGACGGCTATGTCAGCCCCGAGGGCGCCACCATCATCGACCTGAGCGATGATTATGTGATGCCCGGCTTCATCGACAGCCATGTCCACCTGCAATCGGAACTCGGCCCGGGCCGGCGCTTCAATACCTTCACCATGTCGGCGGCCGACCTGGCCTTTGACGGCGCGGTCAACGCCCGGACCACGCTGATGGCCGGCTTCACGACGGTGCAGGACGTCGGCGGCAATTTCGAAGCGTCTCTCGCCCTGCGCGATGCGATCAATGACGGCGATGTCGCCGGCCCGCGCATGCGGATTGCCGGCTCAGCCGTAACCCCGACCGGCGGTCATGCCGATATCAACGGCTTCTCGCTCGACGTGCTGCACATGTTTGCCAGCGAGACCGCCTGCAATGGGGAAGCGCAATGCCGCGAGGCCGTTCGCTCGCTGATCCGCGGCGGCGCCGACGTGATCAAGATCACCGCGACCGGCGGCGTGCTGTCGGACACGGCGGCTGGCGTCGAGCAGCAATTCTTCGATGACGAACTCGCCTCCATCGTCGAGGCCGCGCACATGATGGGTCGCCGGGTCACGGCGCACGCCCATGGCGCAACCGGCATCAATTCCTTCCTCGAAGCCGGTGGCGACTCGATCGAGCACGGGACCTATCTCGACCGCGACTCGATCCGCCTGATGCGGCGCAATGGCGCCTATCTGGTGCCGACCGTACTGGCCGGTGTCACCGTCGCCGAGCTGGCCGAAACCGCCGACTTCATGACCGACAACCAGCGCGCCAAGTCGCGCGAGGTCGGCCCGCTGATGCTGGAGATGGCCCGCCGGGCCCATGAGGGCGGCGTCACGATCGCCTTCGGCACCGATAGCGGTGTCTCGCAGCATGGCGTCAATGCGCGCGAATTCGAACTCTATGTCGAGGCCGGCCTGACACCGATGGAAGCCATCGTCACGGCGACCATCAATGCCTCGCGCCATGTCCAGATGGACGCGGATATCGGCACGATCGAGGCCGGCAAGTTTGCGGATATCGTCGCGGTCGACGGCAATCCGCTGGATAACATCTCGGAACTCCGGGATATCGATTTCGTGATGAAGGGCGGCGAGGTTTACCTGAACCCATGA
- a CDS encoding phosphotransferase: protein MSEIDDSFSGTKPVVDALAFDEAALAEWMTAHVDGFAGPLKVEQFKGGQSNPTYKLVTPGKAYVLRRKPPGKLLPSAHAVDREFRVMKALGGQGFPAPVMHGLCMERDVVGTEFYIMDFVEGRIFWDPLLPDLDKSERGAIYDASNATLAHLHGIDVEATGLADYGKPGNYFERQIGRWTKQYRAAETTTVPAMDKLIEWLPTAAPEQERVSVVHGDYRLDNMVFHPTEPRVIAVLDWELSTLGDPLADFTYQLMGWVMPPEIRNGLLGVDIAALGIPTIEQYTQAYCERTNRSGIPALDFYFAYNVFRLTSIIQGVYARSLQGNASNAKASEMGAAVEPMAEAAWGFAKQAGA from the coding sequence ATGAGTGAGATTGACGACAGCTTCTCCGGTACCAAACCGGTCGTGGATGCGCTGGCCTTTGATGAGGCGGCGCTGGCCGAATGGATGACCGCCCATGTCGACGGGTTTGCCGGGCCGCTCAAGGTCGAGCAGTTCAAGGGCGGACAGTCCAACCCGACCTACAAGCTGGTCACGCCGGGCAAAGCCTATGTCCTGCGTCGCAAGCCGCCGGGCAAGCTGCTGCCCTCGGCCCACGCGGTTGATCGCGAATTCCGTGTCATGAAGGCCCTCGGTGGCCAGGGCTTCCCGGCCCCGGTCATGCACGGGCTTTGCATGGAGCGCGACGTCGTCGGGACCGAATTCTACATCATGGATTTCGTCGAGGGCCGGATCTTCTGGGACCCGCTCCTGCCCGACCTCGACAAGTCCGAACGCGGCGCCATCTACGACGCCTCCAACGCCACCCTTGCCCATTTGCACGGCATCGATGTCGAGGCCACCGGCCTCGCCGACTACGGCAAGCCGGGCAATTATTTCGAGCGCCAGATTGGTCGCTGGACCAAGCAATACCGGGCCGCCGAAACGACCACCGTGCCGGCGATGGACAAGCTGATCGAGTGGCTGCCGACCGCCGCGCCGGAGCAGGAGCGTGTCAGCGTGGTGCATGGCGATTACCGGCTCGACAATATGGTCTTCCACCCGACCGAGCCGCGCGTCATCGCCGTGCTCGACTGGGAGCTCTCGACCCTGGGCGATCCGCTGGCCGACTTCACCTATCAGCTGATGGGCTGGGTCATGCCACCGGAAATCCGCAATGGCTTGCTCGGCGTCGACATTGCCGCGCTCGGCATTCCGACCATCGAGCAATACACCCAGGCCTATTGCGAGCGGACCAACCGCTCGGGCATCCCGGCGCTGGATTTCTACTTCGCCTATAATGTGTTCCGCCTGACCTCGATCATCCAGGGCGTCTATGCCCGCTCGCTGCAGGGCAATGCCTCGAACGCGAAGGCGTCGGAGATGGGCGCAGCGGTCGAGCCGATGGCGGAAGCCGCGTGGGGATTTGCGAAGCAGGCAGGAGCGTAA
- a CDS encoding pseudouridine synthase, whose translation MTGTADTSERIAKFLARAGVASRREVERMIEDGRIKVDGKTLDTPAFKVTGTEVIEVDGKRIDPPAATKLWRYHKPDGLVTTHADPEGRETVFDAIPKDIGRVISIGRLDLTSEGLLLLTNDGALARALELPSTGWTRRYRARAFGSISESALKILRAGVTVEGLKYGPMEVEVERETGSNIWLEIGIREGKNREVRKALDAVGLRVNRLIRIAYGPFQLGQLEKGEIKSVPSRVLHDQCGHLIEMGETPTGQAIAKPRTPSRPPRKAPGRPGAKPGQRAMGGPGQPGLPKREVDDSLIEDARKGRPLDAKSTRARRDKDGKPTAKAAPRPSGPGSSRTAGQPGGARSDAPRTGGPRGDGPRTGGPRTGGPRTGAPRTGGPRTGGPRNGGSGPGGPRKPGGRS comes from the coding sequence GTGACCGGGACTGCCGACACTTCAGAACGCATCGCCAAATTCCTCGCCCGCGCCGGCGTGGCCTCCCGCCGTGAGGTCGAGCGGATGATCGAGGATGGCCGCATCAAGGTCGACGGCAAGACACTCGACACGCCGGCCTTCAAGGTCACCGGGACGGAAGTGATCGAGGTCGATGGCAAACGGATAGACCCGCCGGCCGCGACCAAGCTGTGGCGCTATCACAAGCCGGACGGTCTGGTGACCACCCACGCCGACCCGGAAGGCCGCGAGACGGTGTTTGACGCCATCCCCAAGGATATCGGCCGAGTGATCTCGATCGGCCGCCTTGATCTGACGTCGGAAGGCCTTTTGCTGCTGACCAATGACGGCGCCCTCGCCCGCGCCCTTGAACTGCCCTCGACCGGCTGGACGCGCCGCTATCGCGCCCGCGCCTTCGGCTCGATCTCCGAGAGCGCGCTCAAGATCCTGCGCGCCGGGGTCACCGTTGAAGGCCTCAAATACGGGCCCATGGAAGTGGAAGTGGAGCGCGAGACGGGGTCGAATATCTGGCTCGAAATCGGTATCCGCGAAGGCAAGAACCGAGAGGTCCGCAAGGCGCTCGACGCCGTCGGCCTGCGCGTCAACCGCCTGATCCGCATCGCCTACGGTCCTTTCCAGCTCGGCCAGCTGGAAAAGGGCGAGATCAAGTCGGTGCCGTCCCGCGTGCTGCACGACCAGTGCGGCCACCTGATCGAGATGGGCGAAACCCCGACCGGTCAGGCCATCGCCAAGCCGCGCACACCCAGCCGACCGCCGCGCAAGGCGCCGGGCCGCCCCGGCGCCAAGCCGGGCCAGCGCGCCATGGGGGGACCGGGCCAGCCGGGCCTCCCCAAGCGCGAGGTTGATGACAGCCTGATCGAGGACGCCCGCAAAGGGCGTCCGCTGGACGCCAAATCCACCCGCGCGCGCCGCGACAAGGATGGCAAGCCGACCGCCAAGGCGGCACCGCGCCCAAGCGGTCCGGGAAGCAGCCGGACCGCTGGTCAGCCCGGTGGCGCGCGCAGTGATGCACCGCGGACAGGCGGCCCTCGTGGCGATGGACCAAGAACCGGAGGCCCCCGCACAGGCGGCCCGCGCACCGGGGCTCCCCGTACCGGTGGCCCCCGGACGGGCGGCCCCCGCAATGGCGGCTCAGGCCCGGGTGGTCCGCGCAAGCCGGGCGGACGGAGCTAG
- a CDS encoding DUF2093 domain-containing protein: MSDFSFDKDFQGEAILEFGDSDFIILKAGRFVRCAVTGDPIDLNELRYWNVDEQEAYRDVLIAKQRWLELNAEPGK; this comes from the coding sequence ATGAGTGATTTCAGTTTCGACAAAGATTTCCAGGGCGAGGCCATTCTCGAGTTTGGCGACAGCGATTTCATCATCCTGAAAGCGGGGCGTTTTGTGCGCTGCGCCGTGACCGGTGACCCGATCGACCTGAATGAGCTGCGGTACTGGAATGTCGACGAGCAGGAAGCCTATCGCGACGTGCTGATTGCGAAGCAGCGCTGGTTGGAACTCAACGCGGAGCCCGGCAAATGA
- the xseA gene encoding exodeoxyribonuclease VII large subunit has protein sequence MNTPAGNIHEFTVSELAGSLKRTVEDAFGHVRVRGELGRVVVAKSGHVYFDVKDDKAVIASIAWKGTAQKFRFRPEEGLEVIIEGRLSTYPGRSQYQLIVESMEPAGAGALMALLEERKRLLAAEGLFDSARKKAIPFLPTTIGVVTSPTGAVIRDILHRLQDRFPRHVLLWPVLVQGDGAAAQIAEAIRGFNALPEGGRIPRPDVIIVARGGGSIEDLWGFNEEIVVRAAAESEIPLISAVGHETDTTLIDFASDRRAPTPTGAAEMAVPVRAELKADNDQLGGRLVAALSRHIERRRTELRSAARALPRPAALMELKRQRFDMVADKLDPALLNHTAEKRGRLMVMAAGLKPAALARDLRHKCDLLRERTDRLAPAADRVRRDRARDLDNWSARLEALSHQSVLKRGFVLVRDRAGKLVRSGASLIEGAGVDLVFADGERAARIEGERKSPKRAPETPALPKKTKPKAKPRGKPQAEGQGTLF, from the coding sequence ATGAACACACCCGCGGGAAACATCCACGAATTCACGGTCTCCGAGCTCGCCGGATCGCTCAAACGCACGGTCGAGGACGCCTTCGGCCACGTCCGGGTGCGCGGCGAGCTCGGCCGTGTCGTGGTGGCCAAGTCCGGCCATGTCTATTTCGATGTGAAGGACGACAAGGCGGTCATCGCCTCGATTGCCTGGAAGGGCACCGCGCAGAAATTCCGCTTCCGCCCCGAGGAGGGGCTGGAAGTGATCATCGAGGGTCGGCTCTCGACCTATCCGGGGCGTTCGCAATACCAGCTCATCGTCGAGAGCATGGAGCCGGCCGGCGCCGGTGCGCTGATGGCGCTGCTCGAAGAACGCAAGCGCCTGCTCGCGGCCGAGGGCCTGTTCGACAGCGCGCGGAAGAAAGCCATTCCCTTCCTGCCGACCACAATCGGTGTCGTGACCTCGCCCACGGGCGCGGTCATTCGCGATATCCTTCACCGGCTGCAGGACCGCTTCCCGCGTCACGTCCTGTTGTGGCCGGTTCTGGTCCAGGGCGACGGCGCGGCGGCCCAGATTGCCGAGGCCATTCGTGGCTTCAATGCCCTGCCCGAGGGCGGCCGCATTCCGCGTCCCGATGTGATCATTGTCGCCCGTGGCGGCGGCTCGATCGAGGACTTGTGGGGCTTCAACGAGGAGATCGTCGTCCGCGCCGCCGCGGAGAGCGAGATCCCGTTGATCTCGGCGGTTGGCCACGAGACCGATACCACGCTGATCGATTTCGCCTCCGACCGCCGCGCGCCGACTCCGACCGGGGCGGCCGAGATGGCGGTGCCGGTCCGGGCCGAGCTCAAGGCCGATAATGACCAGCTCGGCGGCCGCCTTGTCGCCGCCCTGTCACGCCATATCGAGCGTCGCCGGACCGAGCTTCGCTCGGCGGCTCGGGCCCTGCCGCGACCGGCGGCATTGATGGAACTCAAGCGCCAGCGCTTCGACATGGTCGCCGACAAGCTGGATCCGGCCCTGCTCAATCATACGGCTGAAAAGCGCGGCCGCCTGATGGTCATGGCCGCCGGCCTCAAGCCGGCCGCCCTGGCTCGCGACCTGCGTCACAAGTGCGACCTGCTGCGCGAGCGCACGGATCGGCTGGCGCCCGCCGCCGACCGGGTGCGCCGCGACCGGGCTCGCGATCTTGATAACTGGTCGGCGCGCCTCGAGGCGCTGTCGCACCAGTCCGTCCTCAAGCGGGGCTTCGTGTTGGTTCGCGACCGGGCTGGCAAGCTGGTGCGCTCCGGCGCGTCGCTGATCGAGGGGGCCGGTGTCGACCTGGTCTTTGCCGATGGCGAACGCGCCGCGCGGATCGAGGGCGAGCGCAAATCTCCCAAACGGGCGCCGGAAACCCCGGCCCTGCCGAAAAAGACCAAGCCGAAAGCCAAGCCACGCGGCAAGCCGCAGGCCGAGGGCCAGGGCACGCTGTTTTGA